A window of Spiroplasma syrphidicola EA-1 contains these coding sequences:
- a CDS encoding Mbov_0396 family ICE element transmembrane protein — protein sequence MVDVINNLNLFGFIDWIQEGILKVVWKIFIEGPLGIVSAFDQVLLFLSSGIVFDLLFNSKTQFSWENVPTAFWQFSIVAVGLLVIIFISQFLTLQFREADKMKPKLISCLRFTGLAGVFVFFIPLGFFFVNAIITWFVSILNTIFGTSGVNLADALYWAGNINGMQGHVDGYGPPSNINDWSVIVEIFAVWFVLIAVAMLGLALTQKVFELLFLFIVSPLVMAGMVQDEGKRALTWKDMVLSKMLAASATLVAYYIYMLYTSIVAKPSFGPSNFPSYAKMLLTLLCLLGGALGTWGITVIIANFIGEGVGAMEGMNSIRTTMAAGMFAAGSAKMVGRALGFAKSKKQLKYERKMGMGGANPLSSPFGESLNSMLGPDSTGASRSGIPPISAPTRMASRSGIIGGLATIGGLAAIGAGKSIWAVKNGWTSAKDTSGIVPTKNGIDVKRKGKVGTYARKFGKAIGAGLASPFVGIGRTVKKGVRVGWDSAGEVFGGEARKGYKRAEEIPQEIMAAKKKRIKDKLDKKLEKSKNKN from the coding sequence ATGGTAGATGTTATTAACAATTTAAACCTGTTTGGGTTTATTGATTGAATCCAAGAAGGGATTTTAAAGGTTGTCTGAAAAATTTTTATTGAGGGACCTTTAGGAATCGTTTCGGCATTTGATCAAGTGTTATTATTTTTATCAAGTGGGATAGTATTTGATTTATTGTTTAATTCAAAAACCCAATTTTCATGAGAAAATGTTCCAACAGCATTTTGACAATTTTCAATTGTCGCAGTTGGTTTACTTGTTATTATCTTTATTTCGCAGTTTTTAACATTGCAGTTTAGAGAAGCAGATAAGATGAAACCAAAACTAATTAGTTGTTTGAGGTTTACCGGATTAGCTGGTGTATTTGTTTTCTTTATTCCATTGGGTTTTTTCTTTGTAAATGCAATTATTACCTGGTTTGTTTCAATTTTAAATACTATTTTTGGAACAAGTGGAGTTAATTTAGCAGATGCCTTATATTGAGCAGGTAATATTAATGGAATGCAAGGGCATGTTGATGGTTATGGCCCTCCTTCAAACATAAATGATTGATCAGTAATTGTAGAAATATTTGCGGTGTGATTTGTATTAATTGCAGTAGCTATGCTAGGTTTAGCCTTAACCCAAAAAGTATTTGAATTATTGTTCTTATTTATAGTTTCCCCATTAGTAATGGCCGGAATGGTGCAAGATGAAGGGAAACGCGCCTTAACTTGAAAAGATATGGTTTTGTCGAAGATGTTAGCAGCATCAGCAACATTAGTGGCATATTATATTTATATGTTGTATACAAGTATTGTTGCAAAACCAAGTTTTGGCCCAAGTAATTTCCCAAGTTACGCAAAAATGTTACTGACTTTATTATGTTTATTAGGTGGGGCCTTAGGAACCTGAGGAATTACAGTCATTATTGCTAACTTTATTGGTGAAGGAGTCGGGGCAATGGAAGGAATGAACTCAATTCGAACAACAATGGCCGCCGGAATGTTTGCAGCTGGCTCGGCTAAAATGGTTGGGAGAGCCTTAGGATTTGCCAAATCAAAAAAACAATTGAAATATGAACGAAAAATGGGAATGGGTGGAGCAAATCCGCTATCAAGTCCATTTGGGGAATCATTAAATTCAATGTTAGGACCTGATTCAACCGGGGCAAGTAGATCAGGTATACCGCCAATTAGTGCACCAACTAGAATGGCTAGTCGCAGTGGTATTATAGGCGGGTTAGCCACTATTGGTGGATTAGCTGCAATTGGGGCTGGAAAAAGTATATGAGCCGTAAAAAATGGCTGAACTAGTGCCAAAGATACTAGTGGAATTGTTCCAACTAAAAATGGAATTGATGTTAAGCGAAAAGGTAAAGTCGGAACATATGCTCGTAAATTTGGTAAAGCAATTGGGGCTGGTTTAGCATCACCATTTGTAGGAATCGGAAGAACAGTTAAAAAAGGTGTTCGTGTTGGTTGAGATTCAGCCGGAGAAGTATTTGGTGGAGAAGCCAGAAAAGGTTATAAACGTGCTGAGGAAATTCCACAAGAAATAATGGCTGCTAAAAAGAAACGAATTAAAGATAAACTAGATAAAAAATTAGAAAAATCTAAAAATAAAAACTAG
- a CDS encoding HNH endonuclease signature motif containing protein — MADKRGKWSKDDKNLIWKDYIENKIFDIYEEYKLKEIDLTQESLCPECGEIILKAQYQGYQPDKDYSWDVDHINGNYRDNRLENLQPMHPWCNKSKG; from the coding sequence ATGGCAGATAAAAGAGGAAAATGGTCCAAAGATGATAAAAATCTTATTTGAAAAGATTATATTGAAAATAAAATATTTGATATTTATGAAGAATATAAATTAAAAGAAATTGATTTAACACAAGAATCCTTATGCCCAGAATGTGGGGAAATAATTTTAAAAGCTCAATATCAAGGTTATCAACCTGATAAAGATTATTCTTGAGATGTAGATCATATTAATGGCAATTATAGAGACAATAGATTAGAAAATTTGCAGCCAATGCATCCTTGATGCAATAAGTCAAAAGGATAA
- the dnaG gene encoding DNA primase, with amino-acid sequence MLEVFRDYLKLSKRGRNYVAICPFHSDSHPSLSVSVEKQVWRCFVCNVGGTVEYFVAKIENLSINEAKQLIAVKYNLDQQQTITQAKLVPQTEKDKLYQLNNLTMLYFKNSLNTISGVTAKEYLLNRKYSEQTIDEFDLGYSNNDDLINFLLKKGYGQEELIKANLARLNYKDELCSVFKERVMIPIKNENNQVVGFSGRDLTNTSQIKYLNSAETDVFTKSNILFNLNKIPEFQKEITVVEGYMDVISLAQNGIPAVALMGTNLSRNQISILSKRFDKVNVFLDNDNPGRLASEKINNLLANAGITVNVIKNNSQYKDADEICQSKSFDLLKQLYKNEAEYELE; translated from the coding sequence ATGTTAGAGGTATTTCGTGATTATTTAAAATTATCGAAAAGAGGGCGAAATTATGTTGCAATTTGTCCTTTTCATAGTGATTCGCATCCTAGTTTATCAGTATCGGTAGAAAAACAAGTTTGGCGTTGTTTTGTTTGCAATGTTGGTGGAACAGTTGAATATTTTGTTGCTAAAATAGAAAATCTTTCAATTAATGAAGCTAAGCAATTAATTGCAGTTAAATATAATTTAGATCAGCAACAGACAATTACACAGGCAAAACTAGTCCCTCAAACTGAAAAAGATAAATTATATCAATTGAACAATTTAACCATGTTATATTTCAAAAATAGTCTAAATACAATAAGTGGCGTAACAGCAAAAGAATACTTACTTAATAGAAAATATTCTGAACAAACAATTGATGAATTTGATTTAGGATATTCCAATAATGATGATCTAATTAACTTTTTACTAAAAAAAGGTTATGGCCAAGAAGAATTAATTAAAGCTAATTTAGCTAGACTAAACTATAAAGATGAATTGTGCAGTGTTTTTAAAGAACGTGTTATGATTCCGATTAAAAATGAAAACAATCAAGTTGTTGGTTTTTCTGGCAGAGATTTAACAAATACAAGTCAAATAAAATATCTTAATTCAGCAGAAACAGATGTGTTTACTAAAAGTAATATATTATTTAATTTAAATAAAATTCCGGAATTTCAAAAAGAAATTACGGTTGTTGAAGGTTATATGGATGTTATTTCATTGGCCCAAAACGGAATTCCAGCAGTTGCTTTAATGGGAACTAATTTATCAAGAAATCAAATTTCCATACTATCAAAGCGTTTTGATAAAGTTAATGTTTTTCTAGATAATGATAATCCAGGAAGACTAGCTAGTGAAAAAATAAATAACTTATTGGCAAATGCAGGAATAACTGTGAACGTAATTAAAAATAATAGTCAGTATAAAGATGCTGATGAAATTTGTCAAAGCAAGAGTTTCGATTTATTAAAACAATTATACAAAAATGAGGCGGAATATGAGCTTGAATAA
- a CDS encoding relaxase/mobilization nuclease domain-containing protein yields the protein MSLNKTGGYKHADQSVPVIWKIIRFSKNSEKFQSKRKYYKSGDYWKYITRPEALCKCCLNNDKLKNLKNAESAKDYTKKINEISKSEDKKDTGIYANGKKLTPAQADEMSSKIKNLEENQLLWDCVLSFSNDFEKEYNLHNREQIAEVIDSNIKKYFRKAGLDPNNLDYWFVVHDNTENIHAHIGFMEKEPKSLAKGGKEFKYREMGKISEEANEYFRFQTQQYVENRREFFKELRTKRDEITPKFRMQVHNDIKNNSDELTNLIKTYLTDVPIHKNGKHFKYGELYKTAPEKQLQLRNIVNYVIQNNDDLKFQFDDYVISLQTHRDQLIKDSENNKTAIDKANKWYWKEIYGDGLYRRLSNAFLNTLYFKPKRARKAKYPPGLYEGINKPFNWKYNSLSKLTYELSQQFGGAMQNAMNNFRQLQNEIHNVNSYEIKAKGE from the coding sequence ATGAGCTTGAATAAAACTGGCGGGTATAAGCATGCTGATCAAAGTGTCCCGGTAATTTGAAAGATAATTCGGTTTTCAAAAAACAGTGAAAAATTTCAGTCCAAACGAAAATATTATAAAAGCGGCGATTATTGAAAATACATTACTAGACCAGAAGCATTATGTAAATGCTGTTTAAATAATGATAAACTAAAAAACTTAAAAAATGCTGAATCAGCAAAAGACTATACTAAAAAAATTAATGAAATTTCTAAAAGTGAAGATAAAAAAGATACCGGAATTTATGCTAATGGCAAAAAACTAACCCCAGCACAAGCAGATGAAATGAGTAGCAAAATAAAAAATCTTGAAGAAAATCAATTACTGTGGGATTGTGTATTAAGTTTTTCAAATGATTTTGAAAAGGAATACAATTTGCATAATCGTGAACAAATTGCTGAAGTAATTGATTCTAATATTAAAAAATACTTTCGTAAAGCTGGATTAGATCCAAACAATTTAGACTATTGATTTGTTGTCCATGACAATACTGAAAATATTCATGCTCATATTGGGTTTATGGAAAAAGAGCCAAAATCATTGGCAAAAGGGGGTAAGGAATTTAAGTATCGTGAAATGGGTAAAATATCAGAAGAAGCTAATGAATATTTTCGGTTTCAAACTCAGCAATATGTTGAAAATAGAAGAGAATTTTTTAAAGAGTTACGAACAAAGCGAGATGAAATAACACCAAAATTTAGGATGCAAGTTCATAATGATATTAAAAATAATTCCGATGAATTAACTAATTTAATTAAAACTTATTTAACAGATGTTCCAATCCATAAGAATGGTAAGCATTTTAAATATGGAGAGTTATATAAAACTGCTCCCGAAAAACAACTACAACTTCGTAATATTGTTAATTATGTAATTCAGAATAATGATGATCTTAAATTTCAGTTTGATGACTATGTAATAAGTTTACAAACTCACCGTGATCAATTAATTAAGGATAGTGAAAATAATAAAACAGCTATTGATAAAGCAAATAAATGATATTGAAAAGAAATTTATGGTGATGGATTATATCGAAGACTATCTAATGCATTTTTAAATACTTTATACTTTAAACCAAAGCGAGCAAGAAAAGCAAAATATCCGCCAGGATTATATGAGGGAATAAACAAACCTTTTAATTGAAAATATAATTCATTATCAAAATTGACTTATGAATTATCTCAACAATTTGGTGGTGCAATGCAAAATGCCATGAATAATTTTAGACAATTACAGAATGAAATTCATAACGTTAATAGTTATGAAATCAAAGCAAAGGGGGAATAA
- a CDS encoding Mbov_0399 family ICE element protein encodes MKVLLSIITASTLLTAPILSLTTHQIISLYSNLKGTPFHPDIKISTKAEERNRQEGNLNHSEKKGYPGYTSITWINYADSWEEFKQYYKTITLYTSGYADGKEAGRKDFGDVSITIANLEQISSWHSDDILRASGSPYCLVYTSKNFTFGSYDQSGVYWDAIVSGTLIQFRFFLWTKAHQAGTGSIWSEAYINFNGGIVSSKWNLNSIKNNLSIALSNEINFVSNYSGSLIDQRNIKDPTGKNNDLTSLLSAKISNVLGNEYNDWKQYIQPYSFSDLTRKATTIIKFKNPTTNQQEVWSFETPIKITLSKDYWSNELNERLHILPGKVVNPDDSTKGMVTDAPEQLAPPDTSKNYGGKWRYHTTVGLEFDALEQAEDVTVNPEWVEINGVKIDVLDNKFIATLEDNRIKGEEKNDYSIVIRHKDSEYDIMYTIDIVIETLVPNLKLKWHAWDPEHNPKQKELITPNLENGQPNPKYDKEINPDTGTKTQIIWVKQKSTVPFPLDPLNKNGEVINPEKNPEEYDLGFIAEGSVVGKGVNQTFSSEAIKNVYREGIDEKSFKAFETPNDRQRNQKITSNSATQYWSDSGIWHYTVEMSDKTTAQKYAIIGPEYQNQYPRFLDVIENNQAVEFWTTIHGVHLKNYLSTYKNLDSTGIAQLNYEQVAAYWKDYTSDIIAQKIPPNPTPENYKDISGNIDVLKLNEEEVNPIRDAIIDKVKKYINKFTNKAILGIDYQIQTPDGKDITVDASGFEPLLNNKDNPQFLTVSVNTLVTSTLLIGNATLSIRNSSTYNPETSYDLSAIQFKNYQYNFSKFSTEQLRNWIYEDVENYMTSYKYNDIDLNEDYGISANKIPDENPETHANTPGDLSDAVLNEFLKAETSVSTLKLFIYSASTSDKTTGYSEYTLINDSESEIVPPDPPTPPDPNKPHANSQHKYLSWLLPIILLPIVGLGIFMTWFIIRRRKKIR; translated from the coding sequence TTGAAAGTATTATTATCAATTATCACAGCATCAACTTTATTAACAGCACCAATTTTATCATTAACAACACATCAAATAATTTCATTATATAGTAATTTAAAAGGAACACCATTTCACCCAGATATTAAAATATCAACAAAAGCAGAAGAGCGTAATAGACAAGAAGGTAACTTAAATCATTCAGAAAAAAAGGGGTATCCTGGATATACATCTATTACATGAATAAATTATGCTGATTCATGAGAAGAATTTAAACAATATTATAAAACTATTACTTTATATACTTCTGGTTATGCTGATGGAAAAGAAGCCGGGAGAAAGGATTTTGGGGATGTCTCTATAACTATTGCAAATCTTGAACAGATATCAAGTTGACATAGTGATGATATTTTAAGAGCAAGTGGGTCTCCCTATTGTCTTGTATATACATCAAAAAACTTTACTTTTGGTTCTTATGATCAATCAGGAGTCTATTGAGATGCAATTGTTTCTGGAACTTTAATCCAATTTAGATTTTTTTTGTGAACAAAAGCACATCAAGCTGGAACAGGATCTATTTGATCAGAAGCATACATTAATTTTAATGGAGGTATTGTTTCATCAAAATGAAATTTAAATTCTATAAAGAATAATTTATCAATTGCTTTATCTAATGAAATTAACTTTGTTTCAAATTACTCTGGAAGTCTAATTGACCAACGTAATATTAAAGACCCAACAGGTAAAAATAATGATTTAACCTCACTATTAAGCGCTAAAATTTCAAATGTTTTGGGAAATGAATATAATGATTGAAAACAATATATTCAACCGTATTCTTTTAGTGATTTAACACGAAAAGCAACAACTATTATTAAATTTAAAAATCCTACTACTAATCAGCAAGAAGTTTGGTCATTTGAAACACCAATAAAAATTACGTTATCAAAAGACTATTGAAGTAATGAGTTGAATGAACGATTGCATATTTTACCTGGTAAAGTAGTTAATCCAGATGATTCAACAAAAGGAATGGTTACAGATGCACCTGAACAATTGGCTCCACCTGATACTTCAAAGAATTATGGGGGTAAATGACGTTATCACACAACAGTTGGATTAGAATTTGATGCTTTAGAGCAAGCAGAAGATGTTACAGTTAATCCCGAATGAGTTGAAATAAATGGCGTCAAAATTGATGTTTTAGATAATAAGTTTATTGCTACACTAGAAGATAATCGTATTAAGGGCGAAGAAAAAAATGATTATTCCATTGTAATCCGCCATAAAGATAGTGAATATGATATTATGTATACTATTGATATTGTTATTGAAACGTTAGTACCAAATTTAAAGCTAAAATGGCATGCATGAGATCCAGAACACAATCCAAAGCAAAAAGAATTAATTACTCCGAATTTGGAAAATGGACAACCTAATCCTAAATATGATAAAGAAATCAATCCGGATACTGGGACAAAAACACAAATAATTTGAGTTAAACAAAAATCAACTGTGCCTTTTCCGTTAGATCCATTAAATAAAAATGGGGAAGTTATAAACCCAGAAAAGAATCCAGAAGAATATGATTTAGGTTTTATTGCCGAAGGTTCAGTTGTTGGAAAAGGGGTAAACCAGACTTTTTCAAGTGAAGCAATAAAAAATGTTTACCGGGAAGGGATTGATGAAAAATCATTTAAAGCTTTTGAAACTCCTAATGATAGACAAAGAAACCAAAAAATAACTTCAAACTCAGCAACGCAGTATTGATCAGATAGTGGAATTTGACATTATACAGTAGAAATGTCTGACAAAACTACGGCACAAAAATATGCTATTATTGGTCCTGAATATCAAAATCAGTACCCCCGTTTTTTAGATGTTATTGAAAATAATCAAGCAGTCGAATTTTGAACAACAATTCATGGTGTTCATTTAAAAAATTATTTATCCACTTATAAGAATTTAGATTCTACCGGGATTGCGCAATTGAATTATGAACAAGTTGCCGCTTATTGAAAAGATTATACAAGTGATATTATTGCCCAAAAAATTCCGCCAAATCCAACTCCTGAAAACTACAAGGATATTAGCGGTAATATAGATGTTTTAAAATTAAATGAAGAAGAAGTTAATCCTATTCGTGATGCAATTATTGATAAAGTTAAAAAATACATTAACAAATTTACCAATAAAGCCATTCTTGGAATTGATTATCAAATTCAAACCCCTGATGGTAAAGATATTACAGTTGATGCATCCGGGTTTGAACCTTTGCTAAATAATAAAGATAATCCACAATTTCTAACAGTTTCAGTTAATACTTTAGTTACTTCAACACTTTTAATTGGTAACGCGACTTTGTCAATCCGTAATTCCTCAACTTATAATCCAGAAACTAGTTATGATTTAAGTGCAATTCAGTTTAAAAATTATCAATATAATTTTTCTAAGTTTAGTACTGAACAATTAAGAAATTGAATTTATGAAGATGTTGAAAACTACATGACTAGCTATAAATATAATGATATTGATCTAAATGAAGACTATGGAATTTCAGCAAATAAAATTCCTGATGAAAATCCCGAAACACATGCAAATACACCAGGAGATTTATCAGATGCTGTTTTAAATGAATTTTTAAAGGCAGAAACTTCTGTTTCAACTTTAAAACTATTCATTTATTCAGCTTCAACAAGTGATAAAACAACAGGTTATTCAGAATATACATTGATAAATGATTCTGAGTCTGAAATTGTTCCCCCAGACCCTCCAACGCCACCAGACCCAAATAAACCGCATGCTAATTCCCAACATAAATATTTATCATGGTTATTACCAATAATTTTATTGCCAATTGTAGGTTTAGGAATATTTATGACATGGTTTATTATTCGCCGACGTAAAAAAATTAGATAA
- a CDS encoding Mbov_0401 family ICE element transposase-like protein, with the protein MYQNSINFSLYQNDYSQNIFKQIEMFKNFEEEVKNKTRKAIQEHYEELDLHLRRKYSNNNKGYILYGKRPATLITEWGPVTYERTRFRYYDRKEYKHKYVFLLDVEIGRKPYQRLHFDLYVKILKELDSGKRYRDILDKYKYSEISLMTISNINRSINLQEYNNFCSNFDKKKIKFKEKYLYVGIDDTYTNIFNYNKKLRKKEISKSTIRMAYAHTGFDKKKSINNRRVLKDKKLFMILNDKGKNELYNYDQKLYKFLNENYELKDKKVVILGDGATWIKTTASQLHGDIVLDEFHLKKYLHQCFSFRRFKLKIKGYLNSIEIKKRAIYYDLEAFIKNGDVTNLIKYIEDLLTPLYQNKFVFLRHKNVQIQELLKYVKNNKEGINNYSKEYYIGSQTESQISHNVKSLKSYGAKAYSKTTFSNMLSMRMAKVNGWDPIDIIINDYNDEIKARKNYFFQNIWVKNNIDEEYIPKQGSVPILKSRTSSFARAVRGILSTKN; encoded by the coding sequence ATGTACCAAAATAGTATTAATTTTTCTTTGTATCAAAATGACTATTCACAAAATATTTTTAAACAAATTGAAATGTTTAAGAATTTTGAAGAAGAAGTTAAAAATAAAACTAGAAAAGCTATTCAAGAACATTATGAAGAATTGGATTTACATTTACGTAGAAAATACTCAAATAATAATAAAGGATATATTCTTTATGGTAAGCGTCCAGCCACTTTAATTACTGAATGAGGACCAGTTACTTATGAAAGAACAAGATTTCGTTATTATGATCGAAAAGAGTATAAACATAAATATGTTTTTTTGTTAGATGTTGAAATTGGCCGTAAACCTTATCAACGCCTACATTTTGATTTATATGTTAAAATTTTAAAAGAACTTGATAGTGGTAAACGCTACCGGGATATTTTAGATAAATATAAGTATTCAGAAATTTCATTAATGACAATTTCAAACATTAACCGAAGTATTAATTTGCAAGAGTATAATAATTTTTGTTCTAATTTTGATAAGAAAAAAATTAAGTTCAAAGAAAAATATTTGTATGTCGGCATTGATGATACATACACCAATATTTTTAATTACAACAAAAAATTACGAAAGAAAGAAATTAGTAAAAGTACAATCCGGATGGCATATGCTCATACCGGTTTTGATAAAAAAAAGTCAATTAATAATCGTAGAGTTTTAAAAGATAAAAAATTATTTATGATTTTAAATGACAAAGGGAAAAATGAATTATACAATTATGATCAAAAATTGTATAAGTTTCTAAATGAAAACTATGAGTTAAAAGATAAGAAAGTTGTTATTCTTGGAGATGGGGCGACATGAATTAAAACAACGGCATCACAACTTCATGGCGATATTGTTTTAGATGAATTTCATTTAAAAAAGTATTTACATCAATGTTTTAGTTTTCGTAGGTTTAAACTAAAAATAAAAGGTTATTTAAATTCAATCGAAATTAAAAAGCGAGCAATATATTATGACCTGGAAGCATTTATTAAAAATGGTGATGTAACTAATTTAATAAAATATATTGAAGATTTATTAACACCACTTTATCAAAATAAATTTGTGTTTTTAAGACATAAAAATGTTCAAATTCAAGAACTTTTAAAATATGTTAAAAATAACAAAGAAGGAATTAATAATTATAGTAAAGAATACTATATTGGTTCACAAACTGAATCGCAAATTTCCCATAATGTTAAGTCTTTAAAATCATACGGGGCAAAGGCATATAGTAAAACAACATTTTCCAATATGTTAAGCATGAGAATGGCCAAAGTAAATGGATGAGATCCAATTGATATTATTATCAATGATTATAATGATGAAATTAAAGCTAGAAAGAATTATTTTTTCCAAAATATTTGAGTAAAGAACAATATTGATGAAGAATATATTCCAAAGCAAGGTTCTGTGCCAATTTTAAAATCAAGAACTAGCTCATTTGCTAGGGCAGTTCGAGGTATTTTAAGTACTAAAAACTAA
- the hisS gene encoding histidine--tRNA ligase: protein MKLQRPRGTEDIYYENAKELTALELILRNIASQYNFHEIRTPIFEGKDLFVRSIGTETDIVSKEMFELLDKKEREFVLRPEGTVPTVRSIIENKLYGKYELPLKLFYIGSMFRYERPQHGRLRQFNQFGTEVVGVKSYLLDVEVILLGYNLLKLIGLEQVTLKLNCLTDSDSRPKYIAALKEFLSNEKLCDDCLTRIVNNPLRVLDCKIDHDKFILAPKIHEYLSPEEATYFNNIQNVLNKLAIPFELDHKLVRGLDYYTSLVFEMTTLDEEGKELTLLGGGRYDHLINEFDQQLNYPAVGFAMGLERILLTLAKNGIKLATEDELDVYVIVLSEHARYFASSLLLLLRSNGLCADTDYLNRGVKAQFKSSERLKAKNVIIIGDEELKKNVVKIKNQATGKEHEVKFEKIINVLMKGKA, encoded by the coding sequence ATGAAATTACAACGTCCACGGGGAACCGAAGATATTTATTATGAAAATGCTAAAGAATTAACAGCCTTAGAATTAATTTTACGAAATATTGCTAGTCAATATAATTTTCATGAAATTAGAACACCAATTTTTGAGGGCAAAGATTTATTTGTTCGTTCAATTGGAACTGAAACCGATATTGTTAGTAAAGAAATGTTTGAATTATTAGATAAAAAAGAGCGAGAATTTGTCCTACGTCCAGAAGGAACGGTTCCAACAGTCCGTAGTATTATTGAAAATAAATTATATGGTAAATATGAATTACCGTTAAAATTATTTTATATCGGTAGTATGTTTCGTTATGAACGTCCTCAACATGGTCGTTTACGCCAATTTAATCAATTTGGAACAGAAGTTGTAGGGGTTAAATCTTATTTATTAGATGTGGAAGTAATTCTCTTAGGATATAATCTGTTAAAACTAATAGGATTAGAACAAGTAACATTAAAATTAAACTGTCTAACTGATTCTGATAGTCGTCCTAAATACATCGCAGCGTTAAAAGAATTTTTAAGTAATGAAAAATTATGCGATGATTGTTTAACAAGAATAGTTAATAACCCCTTACGCGTCCTAGATTGTAAAATTGATCATGACAAATTTATCTTAGCACCAAAAATTCATGAATACTTATCACCAGAAGAAGCAACTTATTTTAATAATATTCAAAATGTCTTAAATAAACTAGCAATTCCTTTTGAACTTGATCATAAGCTAGTTCGAGGGCTTGATTATTATACTTCCCTTGTTTTTGAAATGACAACATTAGACGAAGAGGGGAAAGAATTAACATTATTAGGTGGGGGTCGCTATGATCATTTAATTAATGAATTTGACCAACAATTAAATTATCCAGCCGTTGGTTTTGCGATGGGATTAGAACGAATTTTATTAACGCTTGCTAAAAATGGAATTAAGTTAGCAACTGAAGATGAATTAGATGTCTATGTTATTGTTTTATCAGAACATGCCCGTTATTTTGCTAGTTCATTATTACTATTATTACGTAGTAATGGCCTTTGTGCTGATACTGATTATTTAAATCGCGGTGTTAAAGCCCAATTTAAGTCTTCAGAGCGACTAAAAGCAAAAAATGTCATTATTATTGGGGATGAAGAATTGAAAAAAAATGTTGTTAAAATCAAAAATCAAGCAACAGGGAAAGAACATGAAGTTAAATTTGAAAAAATTATTAATGTTTTAATGAAAGGAAAAGCTTAA